tagtagagacggggtttcaccatgttagccaggctggtctcaaactcctgacctcacgtgatccacctccctcagcctcccaaagtactgggattacaagcgtgagccattgcgcccaacTGAGAAGCAGCTTTAAATACATttaagtctgggcatggtggtccagacctgtaatctcagcactttgggatgccaaggcaggagcccaggagtgtgagaccagcctgggcaacatggggagaccccatctctacagaagaataaaaaactagctgggcctcTTGCtatgtgcttgtggtcccagctattcgagagattgaggcgggaagatcgcttgagccagagagatagaggctgcagtgagccatgatggtgccactgcatgccaacctgggcagcagagctagattgtctctcaaaaaaaataaataaatacacttcaGCAGCCTCTGAAGATGCTAGTATTATATGACAGCTCAAGGTGATGCTAATTCTGAATCATTAAGATTATGTTTGCTATACCCAACAATACTCTGTTTAAGGAGGCTGAAAAGAATATAATCAGTCCTAGAAATATTTCCGCAGATACACTTGCCGTGTACTCGCTGTTCCAAGTAATGAACAGACATTAACTTATTTCATCCTTCCATTAATCTTTTTTGGTGGGTACcgttattatccctattttacaaatgaggaaacagaggcatagAGACGTAAAGTAACATGCCCAAGATCATACAGGGAGTGagtgagccaggatttgaacctgggcagACTGACTTCAGAGTTGAGGTTCATAATAACCTCCATACAACTGCCAGCTTTGTCCTAAATGGAATGACTTTCAGTTCCTTTGCACCCTGCAGTGATTCTGTCTGTGGTGGATGAATGGGCACAGAGAGAGAACTCTAAGCTGCATATCCCAGCAGGACTGCAGTATGGCAGTGCTCACAGGGACTGTGGGGAGTCTGGAGCTTCCTGGACAGTGACTACAgtgctccttccctcctctctcccctccgcTTGGCATTTCCCCTCTTAGGCGCACCCTGGCTGACGTCATCATGGAGAAGCTGACTGAGAAGCAGACAGAGGTTGAGACAGTCATGTCAGAGGTGTCGGGCTTCCCTATGCCCCAGCTGGACCCCCGGGTCCTAGAAGTGTACAGGGGGGTCCGGGAGGTAAGAGCTGAGAGGGGAGCCATGGTGGAAGACCCCTTTGGGGGCTGTGGGCTCCCACCACAGGCTTTTTTGCCTTTTGCCCGCATCTCATACTAAAGAAGTCATGGGAGTAGAAAACAGACGTAAGAGGCAGAGTGTGTGGGTTCAGATTCCTGCTCTGCCTGTAAATGACTTGGCATCCTTGGGTCGGTTACTGGAACTCTCACTGGTCATCTATAAAACGAGCATAATAATGGCACCTCCTTATAGGTTATTGTGGGGATGCAATGAGTTAATATATTAAAAGCACCCAGACAAGTTCCTAGCCCACAGCAAGCTTGCCATATGTGGATAACGATGATTGTTTTACCTCCCTCATCCCTAGGTATTATCTAAGTACCGCAGTGGAAAACTGCCCAAGGCATTTAAGATCATCCCTGCACTCTCCAACTGGGAGCAAATCCTCTACGTCACAGAGCCGGAGGCCTGGACTGCAGCCGCCATGTACCAAGCCACCAGGTAGAGTAGCTGGGGGCTCGGGGGCCTTGGGTCTATAGGTGCAGGCTGGGCTTGAGACAGACAGGCTTTCCTTGCCTCTGGCCCCAGGGCATTTGAGCTTTGCCCCAGGGCCCTCTCTGTGCTACTTTATAGCATCATTTTTCTAGCTTTTCCTGTGTCATTTTTTGGGGCCAAGACCAGTTAGCCAGTTAGGAACCCTCCGTGATGAATTTCTAGGGGCGAGGCTTTTATAACTACTGGGATACAACCCTCTGTGATGAATTTCTAGGGGAGAGGCTTTTATAGCCACTGGGATACAACCCTGTAGCAGGACCCTCAGAAGTCTGTGACTGCCCAGGCATGCTCAGGGCCCTAGTGATAGCGGAATCGAGGGGAGCTGTGATAGCAAGAGGAAGGAGAGTAGCTGAGTAGCCATCAGTTTGCATGAGCTCTGGCTCTCCCACAGACAGACGGCGCTCCCCATTTGGGTATATCTCATTACCCCTCCTATTCTTTCTCTAAGCTGATGGGTGTTGCATGCACACAGCTCCCACACATCCCCCACTGAAAGAAAGGTCCCATATTTTACGTGAAAACCTCTTGggtctggcgcggtggctcacgcttgtaatcccagcaccttggggggccgaggcgggcagaccacaaggtcaggagatcgagaccacagtgaaaccccgtctctactaaaaatacaaaaaaattagccgggcatggtggtgggcgcctgtagtcccagctactcggagaggctgaggcaggagaatggcgtgaacccgggaggcggagcttgcagtgagccgagatcgcgccactgcactccagcctgggcaacagagcgagactccatctcaaaaaaaaaaaaaaaagaaaacctcgtGTATGCACTATCCATGATGATATCTAATGGGCTGGGTCCAGACTGTCGTGTGACTTGGAAACTTCCCCCGCTTAACTCCCACTAGGATTTTTGCCTCTAACCTGAAGGAACGCATGGCCCAGCGCTTCTACAACCTTGTCCTGCTCCCTCGAGTACGAGATGACATTGCTGAATACAAACGACTCAACTTCCATCTCTACATGGCTCTCAAGAAGGCCCTTTTCAAACCTGGAGCCTGGTTCAAAGGTGGGATCCCAGAGGCACGGAAGAAAGGGAAGGGCTGGAGCTTCTATGGGGAACACAGCAGGCCTGGTGTGGGAAATTGCTAGCTGTCCCTGGGCTGGGTGGGAATGCTTCCTGCTGTAACTCCTTTTTCTCATCCTGGGCTCATAGTGACTGCCCTTTGACTCTCCCTAGGGATCCTGATTCCACTGTGCGAGTCTGGCACTTGTACCCTCCGGGAAGCCATCATTGTGGGTAGCATCATCACCAAGTGCTCCATCCCTGTGTTGCACTCCAGGTAGCACTGCTGGGAGTGGAGGGGGGCTGGTCAGTGGATATCCAGATAGTGGAATTGCCAGGACTTGGGGATGGGCAGAGTAGAGAAGGAGCTGAGGATAGCCTTGGGTTTGTGCTTGTTTAAGCCAAATGAGTAGGTGTATCATTATCCCCCTAACCGTAAGTTCTGCAACAACAGGGCCCGAGTGCCTGGTATAAAGTAAGTTCTCagtaaatagataaacaaatgagTAGGAAACACAGGAAGAAAGTAGTTAGGGTGGAGACGTTGAGATGTTTGGAACATACTCTAGTTGGGTACTGAAACAAGCAGTCTATGCTAGAGGTAGAGATTTGGGTGGATCCCTGTAGAGATGGTGACTGAAGTCAAGGGAGTATAATATGACTGGGTAGGTGAGAAGGTCCCTGGGGAATACCATAGTGTAAGGGCcagcagaggggaaaaaaaaagggggaaatcaTAGACAGAGAAGTAGGATCCTTCTTCCAATGTTTTCCCCGCTAACTCTACCCCACCTCCCTTTCCCACTAGTGCGGCCATGCTGAAAATTGCTGAGATGGAATACAGCGGTGCCAACAGCATCTTCCTGCGACTGCTGCTGGATAAGAAGTATGCACTGCCTTACCGGGTGCTGGATGCCCTAGTCTTCCACTTCCTGGGGTTCCGGACAGAGAAGCGTGAACTGCCTGTGCTCTGGCACCAGTGCCTCCTGACTTTGGTCCAGCGCTACAAGGCCGACTTGGCCACAGACCAGAAAGAGGCCCTCTTAGAAATGCTCCGGCTGCAGCCCCATCCACAGCTATCCCCCGAAATCAGGCGTGAGCTTCAGAGCGCAGTCCCCCGAGATGTGGAAGATGTTCCCATCACCATGGAGTGAGGAAAGCAGTCAGCTGTCCTGGCCAAAGGGGTTTGGAAGGACACCAAGACCCCCGTTGGTGACTGAAGGTGACACTGAGCCTTAATGGCTGAAGACCCAGATCAGGGCAGTGACAGATCACAGGGACATCCGTGGCTCCCAGTCCAGGACAGGAAGGACTGAGGGTCTAGCTGGTTCCCTCTTCCATTCTAGGCCCTTATCCCTGTTTAGTTCTGAGAGCCGACTTGAGATACCATACGCTAGCATTCCCAGTCCCTAGCTGGGGCTTGGTGTGAGTACTTTTTCTATGGCTATTGTGTCAGATCACTGTGGATAAAGGCAAAGGCAGATATTTATTGAACCTCTGTGTTTGGTGTGGTCAATGGAGGTGGGCATTACTCCTGTTAGTATCTGGAGGACGGAGGACATTCTTGTCCCGTTTATATAGGACCCACCTCCCTTGATCTCCAAGCTTGTTTCTCCAGGCTGCACTCACCTTCTTAGCCCCCAGGGGACACATCCTCTGCCTTGCCCCACCGCAGGCTACAGCAGCCAGGAGCAGGTTGTCCAAAGATGGTCGTGTCTCAGCAGTGGATGAAAGGACTACAAGAGAAAACTCCTTGGGGAAAGCAGAGATAAAGTCAAGAAAGGCCAGAGAATAAGGCTGGGCCCAAGAATAGTTAGATCAGAGCTAGCGTCAAACaggctctctttctggcttttCAGCCAATGAAAGCTTTAG
The window above is part of the Symphalangus syndactylus isolate Jambi chromosome 23, NHGRI_mSymSyn1-v2.1_pri, whole genome shotgun sequence genome. Proteins encoded here:
- the BYSL gene encoding bystin, producing MPKFKAARGVGGQEKHAPLADQILAGNAVRAGVREKRRGRGTGEAEEEYVGPRLSRRILQQARQQQEELEAEHGTGDKPAAPRERTTRLGPRMPQDGSDDEDEEWPTLEKAATMTGVSHHAEVVVDPEDERAIEMFMNKNPPARRTLADVIMEKLTEKQTEVETVMSEVSGFPMPQLDPRVLEVYRGVREVLSKYRSGKLPKAFKIIPALSNWEQILYVTEPEAWTAAAMYQATRIFASNLKERMAQRFYNLVLLPRVRDDIAEYKRLNFHLYMALKKALFKPGAWFKGILIPLCESGTCTLREAIIVGSIITKCSIPVLHSSAAMLKIAEMEYSGANSIFLRLLLDKKYALPYRVLDALVFHFLGFRTEKRELPVLWHQCLLTLVQRYKADLATDQKEALLEMLRLQPHPQLSPEIRRELQSAVPRDVEDVPITME